TAAGCACATCTCCGATTCCTTCAATCTTCCCGGCAGTCTCTCAGGATTGCCGTCCCGTTCGTTCGGTCCTTTCGGGCGTCCCGTTCGAGGGTGAGGCCAATTATAGAATTTTCGTGGACAATGTCAAGGGTTTTTCTCAAAAAATTTCAACTTTTTTCACTTTTTTCGCAAATAACGGGATTTATTCCACATTCCCGCCAATTTATCAACATTCTGTCAACAGAAAAGTTTTTTACCCCTAACAGTTCCATGTCGTTTTTCCGACCAGAACCACTCTTTTTTCCCTAAAATAATGATGACGGCGTTTTTATCGATCCGTTTTTACAGCTTCATCTGCACGATCGAACCTTTGCCATTCGGAGCCCAGCGCAAGAGGAGTCCCCGACACAATTTCATCGACCATCAACGAGACTATGTCAAAATCATTTATTCGAGATAACCCATAAGTCCTGACCTTACCGTAGGCAAGAATCTTTTGGGATGACGGATTCACAATCGCATAGGTGGCAACAAGTCGAACGTCCAATTCATCGAACTTGTGATTTTCCGTATAAACTAAAATCGGAGCAATGATGATATTTACACCACCAGCAATTCCTTCATTTGTCTTCAACGAGGGAATGCGCAGAGTATCTCTGGCATTACGCTGCACTCTCCCGCTGTCCAACGGAACAGCCTTAGGCACAAAGGAAAACGCGTCGTCGCCAACTTGCTTTACGAACACTTCCTTAGAAATATTTTTTGCAGACTTCTTCAAACGCTTATTGAACCACGCACCGAAATTATCGCGATACTCAGTCCACTCTTCATTGAAGAAACGATAGTTGTCAAATACCGGTTCCGAATAAACAAAACGAACCGTCGTCGGCTTCTTATTCCACTCCTGATCAACCCAGGAATACTCTTTCTCAAAATCAACGTATCGATTACTGTTCGTGTAATTCGTAATATCAATAACAAGCCCCAACATGGTCGTGCAGCCGGCAAGACCAAGTGCAATAAGGCACAGGAACAACAAAGAGAATATACGAGTCCTAACCATTATTCCATCCTCATGGGAACGCCGAGATGAAAGCCTGCAGACAGGGACAACTTCTGCCCGATTCCGGAGCGCTTCTTTCCGCCAGAAGTCATCGTGGAATAATCAATCAGATACTGGGCGCGAAGATCGATGTCAAACACACCCGAAATCGGAATCAGGAAATCGCCCTGCACTCCAACAAAAGGCGTAAAGCAATCATCCTCTTCTTTCGTGCCGGTAAAATCGTAGGAGGTCTTAGCGATTCCAAAAAGAACATCAGCCATGTAGTATTTGTGCTGAAGAAGGGAAAAGCCCGAAGCGATTCCTCCTGCAAAATCCTCGACACCAACTTCTTCGTTTTTAAGATTGTAGAACTGAGTCTGCAAGAAAAATTTCCAGATACGCAATTCCACCATCAGAGTTCTTCCAGAAGCACCATCAACAAAGTCTCCAATACTTCCGCCATAGAACGACTGTGCGTAACCATAGTTTATCTGTAAATGATGAACTTTTCGGGCGTTCCTCAAATGCTGTTTTTCAGCCTTGTCCGCAACACCAGGCAATACCGCAGGCAACTTGCCTACCCACTTGCTTTTGGGGTTCCTGTTTTCGAAACTTATCCAGTTCTCTTCAGACTTCTGAATTTCTTCCGTTGTTCCGCCGCCATAGCTAAACACCAAACGTTCCAGGAAAATTCCAAAGAATTCCTTGGTATCGCGGGCTACGTCTTGATAACCAGCATATTCCTTTAAGGCACCATAGTTGACATTGATTGCAAAATTTCTTTCTTCCCTATAATCCCCGTCACCAACCAGCGACTTTCCGGCACGGTACGTTCTTATAGAATCCTGATTTTCAAGGAGAGCGAAAGCCCTTTCCCATAGCTTCTGCTTATCTTCCGCATTTGCATTCTGGATTGCATAACAGACCATCAAGAATTCTTCGTCAAAAGAAAGAAAGACCTGATTAGAATCAAGGGATGCAGACCAACCATCTGCGTATCCCACCAAAGTGACTGCAGAACCTGAATCAAAACTGGAAGTCAATAGCTTGAACTTTTTGGAAGCCAGGTCTTCATTCTGTGCAGCCGCCAAAGCCGGTGACAACAAAAGCGCCACCAGCAAAAGCACACATTTTAAACCTTGGAACATTCTGACCCCCAACAAAAAAACGCCTACGCCACAGAGGCATATGCGTTCTTAATATACAATAAAAGTTTGTACCGAAAAGCGCAAACAAAAATTTTTTTGACGCGATCTAAAAATACAAATATTTTGGTGCCCACGCGGGGGTAACTTTCGCAGCGCAGACGCCTACTTTATTTTCGTCCTTGGTCGCGGAGGCGGAACAGCACACAGGCGATGTCCACGGGGCGGGCAAGACTCATCTCGCGGCTCATGCCTTGAGGCAGATTGCGGAAGCCCACGTTCCTGATTTTTTCGCAGAGCTTTCCGATGCAATCTACGATGGAGGCTGCGGAAGAATCGTCGCCGGAACTGTTACTGATAACATTCTGGCAGAGGTTCAACAGCATGAAGCCCGCACCCAGGCGCTGTTGCTTGTCGGCGAGGGTGACCAGACGGCTGGTGTCTGCCACCAGGAAGCCCATTTGCAACAAAGTGTCGCCAGAAAGTTTCACCTTGACTTGGCGTTCCACGGCGGAGGTGGGGCGAATGCTGTTCTGGATGGGCTTGATGTATTCTGCAAAATTGCGACAAGCGGGAGCGACGAAGGGCGGCAAGTTTGCCGGAGTCGTTTCAACAGTTCCCTTGAACTTTGCACATTCAGCCTTGTAGTTTGCCATGACGATAATGTTGTCCGCAAGTTCCAAGTAGTCGCCACAGGCGCCAGCCACAAGAATAAAGCTACGACCCTGAGCTGCAATATCGCGAATGCGGTCGGTCAGCGGGATAAGCGGTTCGCGGTCATCACCCAACAGTTTGCGTACTCGGACATCGCGAATCAAGAAATTCACTGCGGAGGAATCTTCGTCAATGAGGTAGGTTTTGGAACCCGCCTCCATGGCCTCAAGTAGGTTGGCGGCCTCGCTTGTGGAACCGGAGGCGCTTGCGGTGGTAAACTCGCGGGTGCTTACACCGCCCGGAAGATCTCGCACAAACTGGGACAGGTCCGTACCGCGGACACTGCGACCGTCTTCAACACCTACGCGAAGGGCCGATTCATCGATGACGATTCCCTCGCGGCCATCCCCAGGGACATGGGGGTAGACGGAGCGAGTCAAAGCTTGGAGCAAAGTGGACTTTCCGTGGAAGGCACCACCCGTAATAACGGTAACGCCCTTGGGGATTCCCATACCGCGGACTTCGCGCCCGTTCACCTTCAAAGTCACGGCCATTTCGGCGGGAGCCTCAAAAGGAATTGCACCCGGGAGCGAATCCTCGCTTATACCCGAAGCACGGGGAAGCACGGCACCATCAGGCACAAAGGCAGCAAGGCCACGAGCATCCAACTCCTTCAAAACCTCTGCACGGTCAGCCAGTACATTATAATGGGCAGTCAATTCCGGCAAAACACCGCCTTCACAGCGGGAGCCTTCATTATATAAGCTAGCAGAAACCAGGTCCGGAAGGACCATGGTCAAAATTTCGGCGGCAGCCTCGGCCTGGATCTTTCGACCTTCGCCCGGCAACCGTACCTGAAGAACCGCACGCAACTCCCCGTTATCGATCCAGAGGGAATTTCGCACCAGCATTTCAGGTCCAGCCACGTCAAAAACAACAGCGGCATCCTTGTCCGGATACTTTTCCTTGACCACAGCGCTCATTCGGCGGAGCAAAAAGTCACTCAAAGCCAGTCTACGTTCAAAGGTTCCACCCCATTCGGAAGGGTACCCCAGCATCTGGAGGTTCGCCTTAATCATGACCCTGGAAGCCGGAGCAAACGGATCGCCCTGCACATGAAGGAATTCCAGGGAAAAATCGCCAAAATCCCATGGTTTATCAGCCAAGGACTTGTACAAACCGTAGTTTTTCCCTGCAAGTGTGCGGATTTTTTGATAAAGAGCCTTCATGAAATACCGTAAAAACTGTTAAATGCCCGATTTTTTCATCAATAAAGTTAACAAAAAAGCGATGTTTAACGGAAAACCAACCCTTTTATATAATGTTCAATAACTTTTTCATTAAAAAAGTATTAAATTCTCAAAAAATCTTTGTATTTTATTACGCAAACTATAATAGGAGTTAAATCCATGAAGAAACTTTCCATTATTGCCCTTATGGTTGCATTTATGTTCACCGCAGCCGTAGCTGACGATGATCCGCCTCCTCGCAACAAGCCGGCAACCGTTACCATCATCACCAACCCGCCTAACAGCGACGTGTACCTCGGTGGTGAAATGCTCGGTAAGAGCCCCATTGAAAACATGAACGTCAAGTCCGGCCGTCAGACCCTCGTGGTGATCGACCAGGGCTACGAACTGGTTAACCAGCGCGTCAACGTTTGGCCGGGCAACGACAAGCGTAACACTTTCGACTTCGGTACCAAGATTCCTAAGGGCCACGTCAAGGTGACCACCAATCCTGGCAAGTGCATCATCTTCATCGATGGCGACCAGGCTGACAAGACCGATGGCGCTCCGCTCACCGTTCACAACCTCGACGCTGGCGACCACATGGTTCGTGCAGAATGCTCCAACCGCAAGTCTGCTGAAGCTCTCGTGACCGTCAAGGGTGAAGAAACCGTTGAAGTCACTCTCGACGCAACCGGCAAGAAGAAGAAAAAATAATCAAGTAATTACGATTTTTCTCTCACACTGTTTATAACAGTAAAGCCTTCGGCACTTGCCGAAGGCATTTTTTTGTCCATAATACGAACAAAGCGTCAAAAAGCCCCCATTATAGGTATTGCTAAAACTACTTTACGAAATTTTTATTTATTTTCAGATTAGAATTTTCTCAGGGTAGTATATAATGAAATTCAAGATTTTTGCGCTTGCAGCAGCTATGCTCGTAGGCCAAGCATTTGCCTTCATTGGCTTCGGTGTGCACTACGCACCGAGCTTCAACACCAAGTTGGACGCATCCAAAGGATTCTCCGACGTGACCCCGGAAAAGCTTAAGGAATACAATATTCCTGGCGCTTATGAAACAAAGATTGAATACTTCCATGAAGGCATGGACGAACCCATGATCCACGGCCTCGGTTTCAAGATCTGGTTGGACAGTATTTCCATTGTGGACATTGAAGCAACCGTCAACCTCCAGTACGGTTCCTACAACGCCAAGATCCGCACAGAAGTCACAAAGCCCACTTTAGATCTCCTGAATCCTCTCGAAACAATCACCCGTGAAGACAACCTGCAGATCGATATGTCCGGCACTCCCTTCGGCACCGCAACTCCCAAGTTCGTGGCCATGAACGGCGACCTTTCCGTGACCTTCCCCTTCCTTACTTCCCTGGTCACCTTGGTCCGTCCCTACGTTGGTGCCGGTGTAACCGTGTTCATGAACACCTTCGTCATGGATGACGAATTCATCAGTGATCTTGTGAACGATGAAGAATTCCAGAATATGCTTGCCAACGAAGTCATCACAGGAGCAACTGACAAGGCTGAAGAAGACGCCAAGAAAAAAGCCCAGATGGTGATGAACAAAGTCAAGGAACAGGCTAAGAAGCAAACTTTGAACTACACTATCGGCGGACACGCCATCCTGGGTGCCCGCTTCAGATTCCCGTATATTCCCCTTGCCATGTACATCAACGGCAAGTACTACTTCGGTGAATACTTCAGCAACGACAAGCATCCCGATGAAATCACTCCGGGTCATTTCGCTGCAGAAGCAGGTATAGGACTTTCTTTCTAACAAAAAATTTTAATTAGGTGCGAATAAAAACAGGATCCCCAAAATGACACAAAATACTTGCAGCACTAACATCCTCATTATCGAAGACGAAATCGCCATTGCCGAAGGCCTGGTCGATCTTTGCGAATTGAACGGCTACCGCGTCAAGCACGTCGTCAACGGCGAAGACGGTCTCGCAGAAGCCTTGACCGGACAGTATGGTCTTGTCCTTCTGGACCTCATGCTCCCGGGCATGGACGGCTTTACCGTTTGCGACAAGATTCGCGAACAGGACAAGAGTCTTCCCATCATCATCCTTTCTGCAAAGAATGCCGATGAAGATATCATCAACGGCCTGAAGTACGGCGCAGACGACTACATCCCGAAGCCGTTCTCCGTTCCCATGCTTCTTGCACGTATCGAAGCAGTGCTCCGCCGCAGCCGCCAGTCCCTTGAAAACGAAGGCAAGCTGGTTGCTGGCAACCTGAAGGTGAACTTCCGTGAATACACCGGCTTCCGCGGTGACGAAGAACTGGCATTCACCCGTAAGGAAATCGAAATTCTCGAATACCTGTGGAACAACCGCGACCACGCCGTTCCTCGTGCCGAACTCCTCCGCAAGGTCTGGGGTTACGAAAACGCTGAATCCGTGGACACCCGTACTGTGGACATCCACATTACCAAGCTCCGTAAGAAGATTGAAGACGATCCCGCTCATCCGAAGCTTTTGGTGACCTTCCGTGGCGAAGGCTACCAGATGCGTTCTGCACCTGAATGCGCAAGATAAAATTCAAAGAAATCAAATCTTACGTAATTAAGCACCAGACTATCATTAAAGAACGTCTGGTGTTTGTTTGCATTTTCCTTGCCATCGCAATCCCGATGATGATCTTCATGGTTCGAAGCTACGAGCAGTCCCAAACTCTCGAAGAGAAGAAACTTGAAGAGACCATCAGCAATGCCTACGCGAACCTCAACGAAATTTTCGGCAACGACATCAACCGAGAAAATAACCGACCCTACAAGGACTACGGTATTCTCCGTTCTATTTCCGTTATCGGCGGTAACAGCCATCTCGTTTCCGAATTCGTCGCATTCCCCGACACCAGTGGTCCGTTCTGCGCATACAACCCGCAGCTCAACTACTGCCAGAAAGGTCTGGTGGGACACTTCCAGATTTCCCATAACGGAAAGCTGCTGACCCCGTTCTATCCGGACTCCGACACCGACGTGGGTAGAAGCTTCTGGGAAATCATCTCCCAGGACCAGCCCCGCGAACGTAAGGCCACCCACGACTTGATCCAGAACTTGCTGGACCAGTTGAACATAAAGAACAAGTCCGCCACCACAAAGATCCCGCTTCTTTCCGACACCACGGCGACCATTGACGACTTCACAGAGAATTACGTCAAGGATTCCACAAAGCATGTGGAAATCAAGATTCCTTCTCGAATTGAACAGACCTCCGAAGAAGAAGCATTTACCTACTGGGCAGAAAACGCCCGCATCGATAACGAAGTCTATCCTTACGCAGACAACGGCTACGAAATCGACACTACCCAGGTCAGCGTACGCGCCATGGAACAGACACTGCAGCAGCAGATGCTGGCTGGCGGTACAAAGATTCCTGTGACTGTGGAAAACATGCAGGTGAAGGCTACGGACGTCTACCTGGTATTCTTCCGTCAGATTTTCATCGGTAAGCTGGCCGTGATCCAGGGCTTCGTCGTAGACAAGGTCGTGTACCTGAACTACATGACCCAGGAACTGCACGACATCTACGCACGACTCCCCTACGCCATCGAACTTTGGGAAGGCGGAAGCCCCGTTATCAATCTCGGCTTCAAGAACAGCCGCTACGAGTTGCAGGCTACCAAGCCCATGCTCGCTCCCTACGAACGTTTTACTTTCAAGATGTACACCGACAGCGCGGTCAACACTTCCGGTATCACCCTCCTTCTTGCCGGAATCGTCGTGCTTCTTGTGATTGCAATTTGCATGATTACCATCTACCGCTTCATCCAGAGCAAGGTGGCCCTCGCGACCAAGCGTCAGGACTTCGTCTCCGCAATCACCCACGAACTGAAAACTCCTCTCACCGCCATCAAGATGTATGCGGAACTGCTACAAAGTTTCGGCGGTCTCAACGAAGAGAAAAAACAGAAGTACTACAACCAGATTGCAAGCGAAGCCGACAGACTTTCCCGCTTGATCCAGAACGTATTGAACCTTTCCAAGCTGGATGGCAACCGTTGGAACGTGCAGCTCCGCAAGGAACGTCCGAAGGCAGTGCTTGACGACTTTATCGCCACCTACAGCAGGAATGTGGAAAAGCAGGGCTTTGAATTGACCGTCTCCTCCGACACCGACGCAAGCAACGTCAGCCTGCTCATCGACCGAGACGCCATTATGCAGATTCTTATGAACCTGGTGGATAACTCCCTGAAGTTCTCCAAGAATGCCGACTACAAGATGATCAACATCGAGCTGGCCATCAAGGGAACCGACATGTACCTGGCCGTGCGCGACTATGGCCCGGGTATTCCGCCTTCTGAAATGAAGAAGGTGTTCCAGGAATTCTACCGCGTGGAAAACGAAATGACCCGACAGACAAGCGGAACGGGTATCGGTCTTTCCATGGTGAAGAAACTTTGCACATTGTGTAATATGAAGATTGAAATTGAAAACGCAAATCCTGGGTTGAGGACTAAAATCCACTTCCCGTCGTTGTCAATTTAATTGGTGTTTATGTATTTTTGGACTGCTGTAGGGAGCAAAACCAAGAATCACAAAAGGATGATGGTATGACACAAGAAGATATTCTGCAAAATCCAGGCGAATACGACCTTTCCATCGAAACCGTAGGTCAGGGAACCCTGAAGTCCCCCATGAAGGGAATCCAGTTCGTTTCCGATAGCGAACAGGTCAGCTTGACTACAGACGTCAAGCGTTTGAAGGAATTCTACGAAAAGAACATTCCGGTGCCCAGCCTGGAAGCTGCCGGCCCCCGCGAAACCATTTTCCACGACCCGGCCTGGACCCGTGCAGGCATCGTGACCTGCGGCGGCCTCTGCCCCGGCCTCAACAGCGTGATCAAGGGTCTCGTACAGACTCTCTGGTTCGACTACGGCGTTCGCAACATCTTTGGTATCCCTTACGGTTACCGCGGTCTCAACCCGCAGTACGGTTATTCTCCCAAGGTTCTGAACCCGGATGTGGTTGACGCCATCCAGGAAGACGGCGGCACCATTCTCGGTAGCTCCCGCGGTAACCAGGACGCAGCCGTCATGGTGGACACCTTGATGCGCCTCAACATCAACGTGCTTTTCTGTATCGGCGGTGATGGCACTCTCCGCGGCGCCCACGACATTGCTGAAGAAGTTAAAAAGCGTAAGCAACCCATTTCCGTTATCGGTATTCCCAAGACTATTGATAACGACTTGAACCTAATTGACAGAACCTTCGGTTTCGAAACTGCAGTTCTCAGTGCTACCGACGTTATCACCTGCGCCCATAACGAAGCAAACGGTGCATTCAACGGTCTTGGCCTGGTAAAACTCATGGGTCGCGACTCCG
This DNA window, taken from Fibrobacter sp., encodes the following:
- a CDS encoding ABC-ATPase domain-containing protein — translated: MKALYQKIRTLAGKNYGLYKSLADKPWDFGDFSLEFLHVQGDPFAPASRVMIKANLQMLGYPSEWGGTFERRLALSDFLLRRMSAVVKEKYPDKDAAVVFDVAGPEMLVRNSLWIDNGELRAVLQVRLPGEGRKIQAEAAAEILTMVLPDLVSASLYNEGSRCEGGVLPELTAHYNVLADRAEVLKELDARGLAAFVPDGAVLPRASGISEDSLPGAIPFEAPAEMAVTLKVNGREVRGMGIPKGVTVITGGAFHGKSTLLQALTRSVYPHVPGDGREGIVIDESALRVGVEDGRSVRGTDLSQFVRDLPGGVSTREFTTASASGSTSEAANLLEAMEAGSKTYLIDEDSSAVNFLIRDVRVRKLLGDDREPLIPLTDRIRDIAAQGRSFILVAGACGDYLELADNIIVMANYKAECAKFKGTVETTPANLPPFVAPACRNFAEYIKPIQNSIRPTSAVERQVKVKLSGDTLLQMGFLVADTSRLVTLADKQQRLGAGFMLLNLCQNVISNSSGDDSSAASIVDCIGKLCEKIRNVGFRNLPQGMSREMSLARPVDIACVLFRLRDQGRK
- a CDS encoding PEGA domain-containing protein, which translates into the protein MKKLSIIALMVAFMFTAAVADDDPPPRNKPATVTIITNPPNSDVYLGGEMLGKSPIENMNVKSGRQTLVVIDQGYELVNQRVNVWPGNDKRNTFDFGTKIPKGHVKVTTNPGKCIIFIDGDQADKTDGAPLTVHNLDAGDHMVRAECSNRKSAEALVTVKGEETVEVTLDATGKKKKK
- a CDS encoding response regulator transcription factor, which translates into the protein MTQNTCSTNILIIEDEIAIAEGLVDLCELNGYRVKHVVNGEDGLAEALTGQYGLVLLDLMLPGMDGFTVCDKIREQDKSLPIIILSAKNADEDIINGLKYGADDYIPKPFSVPMLLARIEAVLRRSRQSLENEGKLVAGNLKVNFREYTGFRGDEELAFTRKEIEILEYLWNNRDHAVPRAELLRKVWGYENAESVDTRTVDIHITKLRKKIEDDPAHPKLLVTFRGEGYQMRSAPECAR
- a CDS encoding ATP-binding protein, with product MRKIKFKEIKSYVIKHQTIIKERLVFVCIFLAIAIPMMIFMVRSYEQSQTLEEKKLEETISNAYANLNEIFGNDINRENNRPYKDYGILRSISVIGGNSHLVSEFVAFPDTSGPFCAYNPQLNYCQKGLVGHFQISHNGKLLTPFYPDSDTDVGRSFWEIISQDQPRERKATHDLIQNLLDQLNIKNKSATTKIPLLSDTTATIDDFTENYVKDSTKHVEIKIPSRIEQTSEEEAFTYWAENARIDNEVYPYADNGYEIDTTQVSVRAMEQTLQQQMLAGGTKIPVTVENMQVKATDVYLVFFRQIFIGKLAVIQGFVVDKVVYLNYMTQELHDIYARLPYAIELWEGGSPVINLGFKNSRYELQATKPMLAPYERFTFKMYTDSAVNTSGITLLLAGIVVLLVIAICMITIYRFIQSKVALATKRQDFVSAITHELKTPLTAIKMYAELLQSFGGLNEEKKQKYYNQIASEADRLSRLIQNVLNLSKLDGNRWNVQLRKERPKAVLDDFIATYSRNVEKQGFELTVSSDTDASNVSLLIDRDAIMQILMNLVDNSLKFSKNADYKMINIELAIKGTDMYLAVRDYGPGIPPSEMKKVFQEFYRVENEMTRQTSGTGIGLSMVKKLCTLCNMKIEIENANPGLRTKIHFPSLSI
- a CDS encoding ATP-dependent 6-phosphofructokinase, giving the protein MTQEDILQNPGEYDLSIETVGQGTLKSPMKGIQFVSDSEQVSLTTDVKRLKEFYEKNIPVPSLEAAGPRETIFHDPAWTRAGIVTCGGLCPGLNSVIKGLVQTLWFDYGVRNIFGIPYGYRGLNPQYGYSPKVLNPDVVDAIQEDGGTILGSSRGNQDAAVMVDTLMRLNINVLFCIGGDGTLRGAHDIAEEVKKRKQPISVIGIPKTIDNDLNLIDRTFGFETAVLSATDVITCAHNEANGAFNGLGLVKLMGRDSGFIAAYAALATTVVNICLVPEVPFTLEGLCKALESRYDNGKTHAVIAVAEGAGQELFKDQPERKDASGNILKNDIGEFLTRKIKEHFKNVGKEINIKYFDPSYMVRSTPAKGTDAIFCFQLAEAAVHAGMAGKTDMVVGSMNNVFSHVPIEYAVSERKKINPNGTLWHAVLGMTRQQDYFSGKGKGHK